In Desulfomicrobium apsheronum, the genomic window GAGAACTTCAGTCGCGCTCTGACCGCGCTCGGCGACGAGCCGATCATGTCCATCGCCCCGCTGCGCCAGGCCAAGATCGGCGTGCTGGTCACGGGTACTGAGGTTTTTCAGGGACTGATCGAGGACAGGTTTGCGCCCATCATCCGCGCCAAGGCCGAAGCGCTGGGGTCCACGGTCGTTGGCGAGGTCGTTGCTCCGGACGACCGGGCGGCCATCGCCGACGGCGTGAAGCAACTGCTGGAAAGTGGCGCCGATCTGATCGTGACCACGGCCGGGCTCTCCGTTGACCCCGATGACGTGACCCGCAAGGGCCTGGAGGACGCCGGAATGACCGACGCCCTGCACGGCGCGCCGATCCTGCCCGGAGCCATGACGCTCATCGGCCGCATCGGAAGCGTACAGGTCATGGGCGTGCCCGCCTGCGCCCTCTTCTTCAAGACCACAAGCCTGGACGTGCTCCTGCCCCGCCTGCTGGCCGGCGTGCCCATCACCCGCCGCGACCTGGCCCGCATCGGCGAAGGCGGGATCTGCCTGCAGTGCAACACCTGCACCTACCCCAAGTGCACCTTCGCCAAATAGCCCAAAAGGCCTGAATGACGCCAAGGGGCCCCGCCGTCGAGATCGCGACGGCGAGGCCCTCTTTTCTTTCACCCGTCAGGCTTGCCCGCCGCCCGATCATCGATTATCCATCCCGGCATCATAACCTCGGAGGAATCATGATCAGCATCGACCAGCTTCTCGTCTTCAGCCTGACCTCGCTCCTGCTCATCTTCACCCCCGGCCCGGACATCATCTACGTGCTGACCCGAGGCGTGGCCCAGGGGCGCTCGGCCGCGCTGGCCGCCGCCATGGGGTTCAGCCTGGGCAATATCGGGCACACCCTGCTTGCGGTCTTCGGACTTTCGGCCATCCTGGCTTCGTCGGCCTTGGCCTTCACCCTGGTCAAGGTCGCGGGCGGCATCTACCTGCTCTACCTCGGCTTCAAGCTCTGGACGGCGGACCCGGCGCTGATCCTCTCCGGACACGGGGAAGACAAGACGGCCCGCATCATCTTTCGCCAATCGATCCTCGCCAATCTGCTCAACCCCAAGGTCGCGATCTTTTTCCTGGCCTTCTTTCCGCAGTTCGTGCGCCCCGACCAGGGGCACCCGGCCATACAGATGATGATCCTCGGCCTGACCTTCGTCGTTTTGACCATGCTCGGCTTCGGGCTGGTGGCCCTTGGCGCGGGAGCGCTCAACTCCCGCCTGGCGGCCCGCCCCTCCCTCTCGGCCTGGCTGCACAAGGGCGCCGGGGCCATCCTCATGCTGCTCGGCCTGCGCCTGCTCTGGGCCGACCGCTAGCCCAAAAAAAAGGCGGGCCGCATCCGGTCCGCCTTCATTTTCATCTTTTACAGGAAAACTACATCCAGCGCTTCCTGGCCAGCAAAAGCCAGGCGAGCAGACAGCCACCGACGGCGATCCCGGAGACAATGGCGAAGGCATGGGGCGAAGCCTGAAAAGGCGTCGCGATGTTCATGCCGTAAACACCCGAGATGATGTTGGGGATCATGAGGATGATGGTAAATCCCGTCAGGAATTTCATGACCATGTTCATGTTGTTGGAGATGATGGAGGCGAACGCGTCCATGGTCCCGGACAGGATGTCGCTGTGGATCTTGGACATGTCGATAGCCTGCCGGTTCTCGGTGATGGCGTCCTCCAGCAGATCGGACTGATCCTCGGTCAACTGGATGGTGCGCATGCGCAGAACCTTGTCCATGATGATGTCGTTGGCCTTGAGGGAGGTCGTGAAGTAGACCAGACTCTTCTCGATGCCCAGAAGCTCGATGAGTTCCTCATTGCGCATGGACTGCTGCAGGCGATGTTCGATCACGTCCGAACGCCTGATGATGTCTTTCAGGAAACGCAGGTAAATGAGCGACGTGCGCTGCATGAGATGGATGGCGAAACGCATCCTGTCCGCCGTATCCACAATGCGGGTGCGGCCGTTCAGAATCCCGGTGACCAGATCCTGCGGAGAGCGGCAGACCGTGACCACGGCCGTGGGCGTTATGATCACGCCGATGGGCTGGGTGAGATAGGGAATGCGATCGGAGACATTCTCGACCGGCACGCGCAGGACCAGCAGGAGCACACCTTCCTCCAGCTCAAGCCGGGCGCGCTCGTCGACATCCAACGGGTCGGTCAGATGGTCGAGGGGAATGCCAAGCAGGATCGAAGTGCGCTGCAACTCCTCCTCGGAGGGGTTGATCAGGTTGACCCAGCAGTCGGAGTCGAGGTGTTCCTGAGGGGACAGGATTCCATCAATGGTCTTGTGGATTGTAATCATGTCGAGAGTCCTTCAAATGGTGTGAACAGGCAGAAAAAATACGCCGGGTTCATCGGCAGCCCGGACGTGGCCCAAAACCGATCTGAAGAATCACGAGTACGGGTCCGCGGAACGACCTGCGGCACGAGGAAGCTGTCCGGAGCGGACAAAGCGGCGGCAAAAGACCGCACGGGAACGAAAAGTGTGGGAAAGCATGATCCACCTGCCGCAGCGCCGAGGCTCCGTCAGGCGGCCTGGTCAGGCGCGATGAGGACGGGGAGCTCGACGAAAAAGTTTACGATGTCGGAAGCAGGGCCTAGGGCCGCAACTGTCGCCAGAATCCACTGTGATCTCCTTTGCATGTCGCCCGGGCACAATGTCCGGGACACAAAAAACGATGGCAACCCGTACGCCTGACATTCTCGAAACGCAAGTCCAATCCCGTAATTTCTGTCGCAAACGTCCAAAAAAGTTCCTGAAATCCGCGCCGGATGCGTTGCCCTTGAAAGCGTTTTAACGTAAGAGCAACCGATTCTTTCACGGCAGTTCCCATTACACGCGACCTTCGGGACGCATCCCCTCCAGAGCGCCAGGATGAACCATGATTTTTGACAACATCCGCATGAAGCCCAAGCTCCTGTTCCTGTTCATCATGACCGGAATCGTTCCTCTGGGCATCGTGGCCCTCATCGGCAGCTATTCCGCTTCCAACGCCCTTCTGGATCTGGCCTTTGAACAACTCGGCAGCATCCAGGCCATCAAGCGCGACAAGCTGCAAACCACCCTGACCGAACGCATAAGCGGGCTCAAGCTCCTGGCCGGACTGCGGCAGACCCAGCAGGCCGTGGAAGACCTGAACATGCTCGGGGAAGAAGACCCGGCGCGCCCCTATCCCATCGAATCAAGCGAATATCAAAGAATTCACGGCAGATACGATTCCCAGCTCAAAGGCTACATCGCGGTCAACGGTTTTGAGGACATCTACCTGATCGACCGTCGCGGCGGTAATGTCATGTACGCGGCCGGCCAGGGCGAGGAGCTTGGCACCAGCCTGGCCACCGGTCGCTACCGCCACACGGCGCTGGCCAGACTCTGGGAACGGGTGCTGCGCAGCGGAGACGTGGCCTTCGAGGATTTCAGCACCTACGAGCCCAATGGCGGGAAACAGGCCGCCTTCATCGGCTATCCGGTCCTTGATCTGCAGGGCGGCGTGGCCGGAGTCATCGCCGCGCGCGTCTCGGGCGAATTCATCAACCAGATAATGCCCTCCCGGCAAGGGCTGGGCAAATCGGGAGAATCCTATCTGCTGCGCTGGCTCGAAGCCCAAAAAAAATTCGAAATGCGCAGCGATATCAAGACGATGGGCAACGGGCTCTACGTCATCGGCTACACCCTGCCCCGCACTCCAGTCTACTGGCATGACGCCGTGGCCAACGGCTTCGATGGCGGTGGCGGCACCTACGAGGACAGCTCGGGCACGACGGTACTGGTGGCCTTCAACACGCTGGACGTGCTGGGCACCAACTGGATTCTCATTTCCAAGATCGACAAGGGCGAAATTCTGCGCCCCATCTGGACGTTCCTGCTGATTATCTGCGTCACCGGCGCGGTGCTGGCCCTCATGATCGCGCCGGGCGCCTACGGTCTGGCCAAGGGCATCAGCCAGCCGCTGGAACAGGGCGTGAGCTTCGCCGAGGCCATCTCCGCCGGAGATTTGAAGGCCCGCCTGGACCTGCGTCAAAAGGACGAGCTGGGCATGCTGGCCAAGGCCCTGAACAGCATGGCCCGCAACCTGCGCGAAATGGACTGGCTCAACCAGGGCAAGACAGGGCTCGACGACACCCTGCGCGGCGAACACAGCCCTCAGGAACTGGCCCGGCTTTTCATCTCCTTCATCTGCAAGCACCTGGACAGCCAGATCGGACTCTTTTTCCTGCACGATGACGGCGAGCTGGTGCTGACCTCGTCCTACGCCTTCACCAACCGGCAAGGGCAATTCACCAGGCTGCGCGTAGGCGAGGGGCTGGTCGGCCAGGCCGCCCTGGAAGGGGAAATCCTTACCTTCGCTCAGGTCGAAGAAGGGGCTCCGCATTTTCATTTCGGTCCCGGTGAAGCCGTCCCCAGCCATTTCCTGGCCGCGCCCGTGTTCATGGGCAAGGAGCTGCTCGGCGCATTCCTCATCGGCCGCGAATATGCATTTTCACCTCTGCACAGGCAGTTCATAGCCGATATCGCCAAGAATACAGCGGTTCTGTTCAACATGGCCACCTCGCGCGGCGTGATCGCGAACCTCTTGAGGCAGGCCCAGGAACAGCAGGAGATGCTGCGGGTGGCCAACGAGGAACTCGAAGAGCAGACCAACATGCTCAAAGAGTCCCAGACCGAGCTACAGGCCCAGCAGGAGGAGTTGCAGGTCACCAACGAGGAACTGGCCGAACAGACCCGCGCCCTCAAGGAATCCGAACGCAGGCTGCAGGATCAGCAGGGCGAACTGCGCTCCGTCAACGACAAGCTTGGCGAACGGGCCATGGAGCTTGAAGAGCAAAAAAGCGCCATCCGACGCAAGAACAAGGAGCTTCTGCGCGCCCAGGAGCAACTCAAGCTCAAGGCCCAGGAACTGGAAAGCGCGAGCAGGTACAAATCCGAATTCCTGGCCAACATGTCCCACGAGCTGCGCACCCCGCTCAACTCCATCCTCATCCTGTCCCAGCTTCTGGCGCACAACAAGGAAGGCAACCTTTCCACGAAACAAACGGAAGCGGCGTCGGCCATCAACTCTTCGGGCGCGGATCTTTTGCGCCTCATCAACGAGATTCTGGACCTGTCCAAGGTCGAGGCGGGCAAGGTCGAGCTGCATCTGGAAGAGATGCCGCTAACCTCCATGATTTCGGACCTGCAACGGGTCTTCAAGGGTGTCGCCGTGGAAAAGGGCGTCTCCTTTCTGGTCGAACAGGACCCGTCCCTGCCCGAGACCATGCTCACCGATACGCACCGGCTGCAGCAAGTCCTGCGCAACCTTCTGTCCAATGCCTTCAAGTTCACGGACCACGGCAGCGTGACCCTGTCCATCTCCCGCCCCGACCCTGAAATCACTCTGCCCGGCAGCATCGCCTCGACCGAGGAAGCGATCTGCATCGCGGTCACGGACATGGGCATCGGAATTCCCGAGGACAAGCAGGGCACGATCTTCGAGGCCTTCCGACAGGCCGACGGCAGCACCAGCCGCAAATACGGCGGCACGGGCCTTGGGCTGTCCATCTCCCGGGAGCTGACCAAACTTCTGGGCGGAGAAATCCGCCTACACAGCCGGGAAGGCCAAGGCTCGACCTTCAGCCTGATCCTGCCCCTGCGCCACCACGCCGGCACTTCCGCAGACGAAATCCGCCCCAGGGAGTCCGCGCCCGAGCAGAAAGCGACGCCCCCCCGGGCTGCAAAGCCCGAGGCCGAAGCACCCGCGCCCTATCTGCAGGACGATCGCGCCAACCTCAAATCCAGCGACAAATCGTTGCTGATCATCGAGGATGACCAGCGTTTCGCCCGCATCTTGCGTGATCAGGCGCGAGACATGGGCTTCAAGGTCCTCTTCGCGGCCGACGGCGAGACCGGTCTGCATTTTGCCGATTTTCATGCTCCAAGCGCCATCATCCTTGACAACGTCCTGCCGGGCATTGACGGCTGGACCGTCATGGAGCGACTCAAAAACGATCCCCGAACGCGTCACATCCCCCTGTCCTTCATCTCGGCGGAAGACCGCAGCCTGGAAGCCATGCGCATGGGCGCGCTGGCCTTTTTGACCAAGCCCGTGAAGATCGAAGAACTGCAAAAACTGCTTGAAAAAATCGACTCCTTCATCAAAAAACCCTCGCGCAGGTTACTCGTGGTCGATGACGACGCCCTGCAACGGGAGTCCATTCGCGCACTGATCGGCAACGGAGACGTTGAAACCGTGACCGCCGCCTCGGGCGCCCAGGCGCTGGCGCTGCTCAAGTCCCAGAACTTCGACTGCATGATCCTGGACCTTGGGCTCAGCGACATGTCCGGCTTTGACGTGCTGCGGACGCTGCGCTCCGGCCCGGCTCCGTCCGCCCTGCCCGTGGTCGTCTACACAGGCCGGGACCTGAGCGATGAGGAAGAGCGCAGGCTCTCGCAGTATGCTGAGAGTATCATCGTCAAGGGCGCACGCTCTCCGGAGCGGTTGCTGGAAGAAACGACGCTCTTCCTGCACCGGGTCCAGGCCAATCTGCCCCAGGAAAAGCAACGCATGCTCCAGACCGACTCGGAGCCGGAATCCGTACTCTTCGCGCGCACGGTCCTCGTGGTCGATGACGACATGCGCAACATTTTTGCGCTGACGAGCGTGCTTGAGGAAAAAGGGATGCAGGTCGTGGTGGCCCGGGACGGCAGCGAAAGCCTGACCAAGCTGCGGGAAAATCCCGAGATAGATCTGGTGCTCATGGACATCATGATGCCGGTCATGGACGGCTATGAAGCCATGCGGGAGATCCGCAAGGATCCGAGGCTCAAGGATCTGCCCATCATCGCCCTGACCGCCAAGGCCATGAAGGGCGACAAGAGCGCCTGCATCGAGGCCGGCGCCAACGACTATCTGGCCAAACCCGTGGACATGAACAAGCTGCTCTCGCTGTTGCGCGTATGGCTATACCGCAAATGAACGTCCATCCCGAGACCGAGCGCATCGAGTTGCGTCTTCTGCTGGAAGCCATCTACCTCAAATACGGGTACGACTTTCGCAACTACTCCATGGCCCACCTCAAGCGGCGGGCCGAGTACAGATTGAGTCTCTCCGGGCTGGCTTCCATTTCGCAGTTGCAGCACGCGGTCCTGCATGACGAAAAGATGTTCCTGATTTTTTTGCAGGACCTGTCCATCAATGTCTCGGAGATGTTCAGGGACCCGCCGTTCTACAAGGCGCTCAGAAACGAGATCCTGCCCATGCTCGGCACCTACCCGTCCTTCAAGATCTGGCATGCAGGATGTTCCGCCGGACAGGAAGTGTACTCCATGGCCATTCTGCTGCACGAGGCGGGAATGCGCGAGCGCGGGCAGATCTACGCCACGGATTTCAACCGCGCCATCCTGGAACAGGCCAGGGAAGCCGCCTTTCCGCTGGCGCAGCTCAAGGATTACACGACCAAATACCAGCAGGCGGGCGGGGAAAATTCATTTGCAGACTACTACACGGCCGATGACGAACGGGCGCTGCTGTGTTCGTTCCTCAAAGAAAGGGTTTTCTTTTCCGAGCACAATCTGGTCACGGACGGAGTTTTCGGCGAAATGCACCTGATTGTCTGCCGCAACGTCCTCATCTACTTCGACCGCGAGTTGCAGGACCGGGTAGTTGGACTTTTTGTCGATAGCCTGTGTCCGGGGGGATTCTTGTGTCTGGGAAGCAAGGAAAGCCTCAAATTTTCCAGGCATGCGGAAAAATTTGAAGTCGTGCGGGAAAAGGAAAAAATATACCGCAAGCGCAGGGACGCATGAAGAGAGCGTTCAAGGCCGTGGTTGTCGGTGTCTCCTCCGGAGGGCTCGAAGCCCTCAAGATTCTTGTCCCGGGCCTGCGCAAAGACCTCCCTGTGCCCGTGCTCATCGTGCAGCACCTTTCGCCCCAGGCCGACTCCTATCTTGCGGTCCGCCTGGACGAGGTGAGCGGGCTCAAAGTCAAGGAGGCCGAGGACAAGGAGTTTCTCAAGGCGGGCGTGGCATATGTGGCTCCACCCGATTATCATCTGCTGGTGGAACCGGATGGTAGCCTTTGCCTCAGCGTTGACCCGAAAGTGAATTTTTCACGGCCCTCGGTGGATGTGCTCTTCGAGACCGCATCCGACGCCTTCGGCGCCGCGCTCGTCGGCGTGATCCTGACCGGGGCCAACCAGGACGGAGCCAAGGGACTGGCCCGCATCAAGCGCCGAGGAGGCCTCGCCATCGTGCAGTCCCCGGATTCGGCCCTGGCGGACGCCATGCCACGGGCCGCCCTGGAATCCACCAATGTGGACCATGTCTTGCCTTTGCGCGAGATCGCCCCTTTTTTGAACAACCTCCTTATTGGACCGAGCCATGCCAACACCGATTGACATCCTGATCGTGGACGATCGCCCGGAAAACCTGCTGACCCTTGAACATCTCCTCGAAAACCCGGAGCTGAACATCGTGCGCGCGGGCTCAGGCCAGGAAGCCCTGGCCAGCCTGCTGGACCACGATTTTGCTCTTGTGCTTTTGGACGTGCAGATGCCGGACATGGACGGTTTCGAAACGGCGGAACTGATGCGCGGCAACAAACGCACCCGGCACATCCCCATCATCTTCGTCACCGCCAGCCATACCGAGCATCAACACATTTTTCGCGGGTACGATTCCGGGGCCGTGGACTATCTGTTCAAGCCCCTGGACCCGCAAATGCTCTTCTGCAAGGTCCGAATATTCCTGGAAATTCATCGTCAACGGCATGCACTGCAAAGCAAGACCCGGGAACTTGACGCCAGAATCGCCGAACTCAATCAGCTACAGGCCGAGCTGGAGGAAAAAAACCGCCAGCTGCAACTCCTGTCGTCCCTTGACGGACTGACCGGCATCCCCAACCGCCGGCAATTCGACGAGATGCTCAATCTGGAGTGGAACCGCATGGCCCGCGAAAAAACCCCTCTCTCGCTGATCATCCTGGATGTGGATCATTTCAAGCGTTTCAATGACCGCTACGGACATCTGGCCGGCGACTGCTGCCTGTGCCGCGTGGCCTCGGCCCTGGCGGCCATGATGCGACGCCCCGCCGACATGGTCGCACGCTATGGCGGCGAGGAATTCGCGGCCATTCTGCCGGGCACCAGCCCCGAGGGAGCGCAACTGGTGGCGGAGAGCATGCGCAGAACCGTAGCCGAACTTACGATCGAACACCTGGACTCGCCGGTCCAGAGCGTTGTCACCGTAAGCCTTGGAGTGAGCACGGTCATCCCGATTCCCGGCTGCATCCCGGCAGACTTGATCCAGGCCGCCGACCAGGGACTTTACCAGGCCAAGCAGGAAGGCCGGGACCGCTGGATTCGCACCGACTGCATTCCCCTGTCGTGCAGATCTCCCTGGAACTAGGCGCTTCACCCTTTGAAAGTCCATGTATTATGCAATGCATGGCGACAGCGGAGCCCATGAAATGACGACGCCAGACTCATTGCCTCTAAGCGCCTTCAGGATTCTTGACGGGCGGGGACATGGAGCGCGTCAGGCCTGGGTTCCGGGACAGGACGTGCCTCGAAGCGAAGGCCTCGCATGGTTCCACCTGAACTATGCCGACCCGGAAACCCGGGACTGGCTGCTGCACTCCGAACTGCTGAGCATTCCGGTGGCGGAATCTTTGCTCGACGAAGAAACACGGCCTCGCGTACTGCATCACGGCGAGGGGCTGCTCCTGACGCTGCGTGGAGTGAACCTCAATCCCGGCGCCGAGCCCGAGGACATGGTCTCCATAAGATTATGGATCGAGGACGGCCGGATCATTTCCACACGCAAGCGCCGGCTCAAATCCGTGGAAGCTATCCAGGCCAGACTCGAAGCGGGACACGGCCCCCGCAGCAGCGGGGAATTTCTGGTGATGTTGCTCGCGCTCATGACGGGCAACATCGGAGAGGTCATCGAGGCACTGGAAGACAACATGGCCGAGGTGGAAGAGAGGATCGTCGAACACAAGGATGCCAGGGCCCGCGAAAGCCTGGCCGATCTGCGCAGGCAGGCCATCGCGCTGCGCCGCTACCTCGCGCCGCAGCGCGAAGCTCTGTCACGGCTGACCACCGAGCAGGTTCCATGGATGAGCCCGGACGATCATTTCCGCATTCGCGAAACCACGGATGAACTCATTCGGCACATAGAAGATCTTGACGCGGTTCGTGAACGCGCGGCCCTCGCCCACGAGGAGTTCGTGAACCACGCCTCGGAGCAGTTGAACAGGCGCATGTTCATGCTTTCGGTGGTGACGGTGATCTTCCTTCCGCTTGGATTCTTGACGGGACTTTTCGGCATCAACGTGGGCGGCATCCCCGGATCCGGCAGCCCATGGGGCTTTGCCGCATTCTGCCTGGGCGTCGCGCTGGCGGGAGCGGGCATCTTCCTGATCTTCAAGCGATCCCGCTGGCTATAAAAAAAGACGATTGATCATTCCAAGCATGGATTACAGCGCGGCACCACCATGGCACGCACGCAAAGGATCTGATCAATCGTCTTGTGCGCTCTCTAACATTCCGGCACGCCCCTCTGCAAGAACGGATTGTGTTTTTTGTTTAGCATCCATTCTGTCGAAATAGCCGCTCAGTTGGGACACGCAGCGCACCGATATGCGTGAAAAACCCTCGGCAAGAAGAACCTCCTCCAACTTGCAAAGCATTCGGGATGAATGAATCTCACGGCCAAGATGCAGTTCATGGCATCCTGAGTCGCCAAGTCGCAGCCTGAATGGGAATTCCTCATGTCCCGCCGCTTGCAAAGCCTCTTCCACGGCCCGCTCCCCGGCGGCCAGACGCGCCAATAGCCGCGCATCAGGAGGCAGGCCATATGGCAGGCGGGTCAGCAGACAGGCCCGGGCCTGCTGCTCCGGGCGCGCGAGGCCCGTCTTCCTGGCCAGGGAGCGAATCATGTCCTTGGTCAATCCGGCTTCGGCCAGGGGAGAGCGGATGCAAAGTTCAAGCAGTGCCCGCCTGCCGGGACGGAACTGCTGGGCGTCCGAGGCGTTGGAACCGTCACAGACAGGCGACGTGGCGACGGACAGAATCTGCTCGAAAAGAAAGCGCTTGCATTCATAACAACGCTCCTTCGAACCGGCCGCGACTTCGGGCAGAATCAACGGATCAAGCAGCAGCGATTTCACGGACAGCCCCATGCTTGCAGCCCACCCGAGAGCGTATTCAGACTCTTCGGGGGCGACATGTGGGCCGCGAACATGCACAAGCTCCACCGACACTCCGGCCAGCAAACCGGCATGGGCCAAAAAACGGCTGTCGATCCCGCCGGAAAAGGCCACGGTGACAGGGCCCGTTTCACGCAGCCGACCGATCAGAAAATCCAAGGCGGCAGCTTCGTCATGCACGGGCATCGAGACTCCTCGTTTCAGGCTGATCTTCATCCAATGTTTCCTCTTCCCTGCCCGCCAAAAACACCGTAAGCGACCGCCATGAGCCACTTCAGCGCGATCCACGAAATTGACGCGGGGGAATTTTCGGTCCGCAGCGTCCTGATCCGGGGAACCCGGTTCTGCCTGATCTGGGACACCTTGACCAGTCCGCGCGACATGACCCGCTTCGCCCAAATCTGCGCTGGACAGCAGTGTCTGGCTGTCTACAGCCACGCCGACTGGGACCACGTGCAGGGCACGGCAGCCCTGGACAATCCCGTCATCATCGGCCACTCGGACTGCGCCCGGCGGTTCGAGGTCGAGGCCCGGCAGACCCTGGTCGCCATGCAGGCCAGGGAACCGGGCAGGTGGGACGAGGTCAAGCTCATCCCGCCGCACATCACCTTCGAAGGCCGCCTCGACCTTGACCTCGGCGGCCTGACGGTCCAGCTGCACTCCCTGCCCGGGCACACCCCGGACACCCTCGTGGCCTTCATACCGGAAATGGAGCTTCTGCTGGCCGGGGACGCCGTGGAACTGCCCCTGCCTTGCGTGCCTGCGGGCTGCAACCTTGATGCGTGGATAGAGGAGCTTCTGCGCTGGCGCAAGCACCCGGGTGCGTGTAGGATCATTCCATCCCACGGCCCCATGGGCGGCAAGGAAATTCTGGACGGCACCATCGACTATCTCGACGGCTTGCGGCGGGGCGAAAACATGCTCTTGCCTGAAGGGCTGTCCCCGTTTTACGTCACCACACACCGGGACAACTTGAGTAATCGCGGCATCGGCTCCGGATCGTAGTCCGCCTGTATCAATACAATTTTCAACATCAACCGAGGAGATCTCGATGAAGGTCGTCTTTCACCTGGACCTGGACGAAGAAAAGGTTCTGCGCATCGCCCTGACCAACATGGAAAACCTGCGCGCCGCCAAGCCGGGAGCACGCATCAATCTGCTGGTCAATGGACCCGCAGTCAAATTTTTCCGCAAAAACGGCGAGGACGAATTTCTGACGCGCATCAAGAACCTGATCCAGTCCGAAGTGACGGTCTTCGTGTGCCAGAACGCCCTGCGCGCCTTCGAAATCCCCGAGGAAGACCTCTGCCCCGGATGCGAAACCGTCCCAGCCGGCGTTGTCGCCCTGATCAAATTGCAACAGCAGGGCTGCGCATACATCAAACCGTAGGGGGGAGGGCAAAAGGTTTTTTGCCCCTA contains:
- the zntB gene encoding zinc transporter ZntB is translated as MTTPDSLPLSAFRILDGRGHGARQAWVPGQDVPRSEGLAWFHLNYADPETRDWLLHSELLSIPVAESLLDEETRPRVLHHGEGLLLTLRGVNLNPGAEPEDMVSIRLWIEDGRIISTRKRRLKSVEAIQARLEAGHGPRSSGEFLVMLLALMTGNIGEVIEALEDNMAEVEERIVEHKDARARESLADLRRQAIALRRYLAPQREALSRLTTEQVPWMSPDDHFRIRETTDELIRHIEDLDAVRERAALAHEEFVNHASEQLNRRMFMLSVVTVIFLPLGFLTGLFGINVGGIPGSGSPWGFAAFCLGVALAGAGIFLIFKRSRWL
- a CDS encoding magnesium transporter CorA family protein, coding for MITIHKTIDGILSPQEHLDSDCWVNLINPSEEELQRTSILLGIPLDHLTDPLDVDERARLELEEGVLLLVLRVPVENVSDRIPYLTQPIGVIITPTAVVTVCRSPQDLVTGILNGRTRIVDTADRMRFAIHLMQRTSLIYLRFLKDIIRRSDVIEHRLQQSMRNEELIELLGIEKSLVYFTTSLKANDIIMDKVLRMRTIQLTEDQSDLLEDAITENRQAIDMSKIHSDILSGTMDAFASIISNNMNMVMKFLTGFTIILMIPNIISGVYGMNIATPFQASPHAFAIVSGIAVGGCLLAWLLLARKRWM
- a CDS encoding LysE family translocator gives rise to the protein MISIDQLLVFSLTSLLLIFTPGPDIIYVLTRGVAQGRSAALAAAMGFSLGNIGHTLLAVFGLSAILASSALAFTLVKVAGGIYLLYLGFKLWTADPALILSGHGEDKTARIIFRQSILANLLNPKVAIFFLAFFPQFVRPDQGHPAIQMMILGLTFVVLTMLGFGLVALGAGALNSRLAARPSLSAWLHKGAGAILMLLGLRLLWADR
- a CDS encoding chemotaxis protein CheB, with product MKRAFKAVVVGVSSGGLEALKILVPGLRKDLPVPVLIVQHLSPQADSYLAVRLDEVSGLKVKEAEDKEFLKAGVAYVAPPDYHLLVEPDGSLCLSVDPKVNFSRPSVDVLFETASDAFGAALVGVILTGANQDGAKGLARIKRRGGLAIVQSPDSALADAMPRAALESTNVDHVLPLREIAPFLNNLLIGPSHANTD
- a CDS encoding response regulator; this encodes MIFDNIRMKPKLLFLFIMTGIVPLGIVALIGSYSASNALLDLAFEQLGSIQAIKRDKLQTTLTERISGLKLLAGLRQTQQAVEDLNMLGEEDPARPYPIESSEYQRIHGRYDSQLKGYIAVNGFEDIYLIDRRGGNVMYAAGQGEELGTSLATGRYRHTALARLWERVLRSGDVAFEDFSTYEPNGGKQAAFIGYPVLDLQGGVAGVIAARVSGEFINQIMPSRQGLGKSGESYLLRWLEAQKKFEMRSDIKTMGNGLYVIGYTLPRTPVYWHDAVANGFDGGGGTYEDSSGTTVLVAFNTLDVLGTNWILISKIDKGEILRPIWTFLLIICVTGAVLALMIAPGAYGLAKGISQPLEQGVSFAEAISAGDLKARLDLRQKDELGMLAKALNSMARNLREMDWLNQGKTGLDDTLRGEHSPQELARLFISFICKHLDSQIGLFFLHDDGELVLTSSYAFTNRQGQFTRLRVGEGLVGQAALEGEILTFAQVEEGAPHFHFGPGEAVPSHFLAAPVFMGKELLGAFLIGREYAFSPLHRQFIADIAKNTAVLFNMATSRGVIANLLRQAQEQQEMLRVANEELEEQTNMLKESQTELQAQQEELQVTNEELAEQTRALKESERRLQDQQGELRSVNDKLGERAMELEEQKSAIRRKNKELLRAQEQLKLKAQELESASRYKSEFLANMSHELRTPLNSILILSQLLAHNKEGNLSTKQTEAASAINSSGADLLRLINEILDLSKVEAGKVELHLEEMPLTSMISDLQRVFKGVAVEKGVSFLVEQDPSLPETMLTDTHRLQQVLRNLLSNAFKFTDHGSVTLSISRPDPEITLPGSIASTEEAICIAVTDMGIGIPEDKQGTIFEAFRQADGSTSRKYGGTGLGLSISRELTKLLGGEIRLHSREGQGSTFSLILPLRHHAGTSADEIRPRESAPEQKATPPRAAKPEAEAPAPYLQDDRANLKSSDKSLLIIEDDQRFARILRDQARDMGFKVLFAADGETGLHFADFHAPSAIILDNVLPGIDGWTVMERLKNDPRTRHIPLSFISAEDRSLEAMRMGALAFLTKPVKIEELQKLLEKIDSFIKKPSRRLLVVDDDALQRESIRALIGNGDVETVTAASGAQALALLKSQNFDCMILDLGLSDMSGFDVLRTLRSGPAPSALPVVVYTGRDLSDEEERRLSQYAESIIVKGARSPERLLEETTLFLHRVQANLPQEKQRMLQTDSEPESVLFARTVLVVDDDMRNIFALTSVLEEKGMQVVVARDGSESLTKLRENPEIDLVLMDIMMPVMDGYEAMREIRKDPRLKDLPIIALTAKAMKGDKSACIEAGANDYLAKPVDMNKLLSLLRVWLYRK
- a CDS encoding CheR family methyltransferase; the encoded protein is MAIPQMNVHPETERIELRLLLEAIYLKYGYDFRNYSMAHLKRRAEYRLSLSGLASISQLQHAVLHDEKMFLIFLQDLSINVSEMFRDPPFYKALRNEILPMLGTYPSFKIWHAGCSAGQEVYSMAILLHEAGMRERGQIYATDFNRAILEQAREAAFPLAQLKDYTTKYQQAGGENSFADYYTADDERALLCSFLKERVFFSEHNLVTDGVFGEMHLIVCRNVLIYFDRELQDRVVGLFVDSLCPGGFLCLGSKESLKFSRHAEKFEVVREKEKIYRKRRDA
- a CDS encoding diguanylate cyclase domain-containing protein, with translation MPTPIDILIVDDRPENLLTLEHLLENPELNIVRAGSGQEALASLLDHDFALVLLDVQMPDMDGFETAELMRGNKRTRHIPIIFVTASHTEHQHIFRGYDSGAVDYLFKPLDPQMLFCKVRIFLEIHRQRHALQSKTRELDARIAELNQLQAELEEKNRQLQLLSSLDGLTGIPNRRQFDEMLNLEWNRMAREKTPLSLIILDVDHFKRFNDRYGHLAGDCCLCRVASALAAMMRRPADMVARYGGEEFAAILPGTSPEGAQLVAESMRRTVAELTIEHLDSPVQSVVTVSLGVSTVIPIPGCIPADLIQAADQGLYQAKQEGRDRWIRTDCIPLSCRSPWN